CGAGGAGTGCGGCACCGAAACGGACAGCGGGGCGTTCCTGTACAGGACCACCACGCTGTTCCTGGAGAAGCTCGGGCTGAACACCGTTGACGAGCTGCCGCCCCTCGCACCCTTCCTGCCCGACGACGTAGAAGAGCTTGCTGATGCGACCCGATAACCGTTCCCCCAAACCCGACGCCCCTGTCTTCGAGGGGGCTGAGCGCCTGCAGAAGGTGCTCGCCGCCGCCGGCGTGGGTTCCCGGCGTGCCTGCGAGGACCTGATCTTCCGCCGCCGGGTCACCGTGGACGGGCGGGTCGCCAAGCTCGGCGACAAGGTCGACCCGGCCACCGCCGTGATCCACGTGGACGGCGAGCGCCTCCAGGTCGACGTCCGCCTGGTCTACGTGGCGATGAACAAGCCGCGCGGGGTGGTCACCACCATGGCGGACGAAAAGGGACGCAACGAGCTGTCCGACTTCATCGGCGCCCGGCTGGAGCAGCGGGTCTACCACGTCGGGCGGCTCGACGCGGACAGCGAGGGCCTGCTGCTGCTCACCAACGACGGCACCCTCGCGCACAAGCTCATGCACCCCTCGTACCAGGTGCTGAAGACCTACCTCGCCGAGGTGGTCGGGCCGATCCCGCGCAACCTGAGCAAGCGGCTGTTGGCCGGGGTCGAGCTGGAGGACGGGCCGGTGACTGTCGACTCGTTCAAGGTGGTGGACACTCTGGGCAAATCCGCCCAGGTGGAGCTGAGCCTGCACGAGGGCCGCAAGCACATCGTCCGGCGGCTGATGGAGGAGGTCGGCCACCCGGTCACTCGGCTGGTGCGTACCTCGATCGGTCCGATCCGGCTGGGTGACCTGCGCACCGGGCGGATCCGGCGGTTGACCAACGCCGAGGTCGCCGCCCTGTTCAACGCGGTGGGTGACTGACCCCCGAGTTCGGGGTACGGCTGCCGGTAGGCTTTGCAGCGGCCGAGACGCGGCCGCCGGGGTGGCGTGGGTCGCCTCCGGCGGCGTCGCGCGCAGGTCCGCCACGGACCGCGGGCATGATTGATGACGATTGACAAACCGCTTGCGGCGCCAGATCACCGGGCGATCCGTGAGGTACGGGCTGAGGAGGACACGGTGGAGGAAAACGTACGGGCCAGGCGATGTGTGGTCGCTGTGGACGGGCCGTCCGGTTCGGGTAAGTCCACCGTGTCGCGGCGGCTCGCCGTCGCGATCGGTGCGCGCTACCTGGACACCGGAGCGATGTACCGGGCGATCACGTTTGCCGTGCTGCGCTCCGGCGTGGATCTCACCGACGCCGCGTCGGTGGCCAAGGTCGCTGGCGAGGTCAAGCTGCACATCGGCACCCACCCGCAGGGGTACGCGGTGACCGTCGACGGTGTGGGCGTGGACGCGGACATCCGCGGCCCGGAGGTAACCGGCGCGGTTTCCGCCGTCGCCGCCGTGCCGGCTGTTCGTGAGCTGCTCGTCACCCGGCAGCGCGAGATGATCGCCAACGTCGGTCGG
This portion of the Micromonospora zamorensis genome encodes:
- the cmk gene encoding (d)CMP kinase, which codes for MEENVRARRCVVAVDGPSGSGKSTVSRRLAVAIGARYLDTGAMYRAITFAVLRSGVDLTDAASVAKVAGEVKLHIGTHPQGYAVTVDGVGVDADIRGPEVTGAVSAVAAVPAVRELLVTRQREMIANVGRIVVEGRDIGSVVAPDADLKVFLTASEEARAARRSAEDAADVAATAADLARRDRLDSTRKVNPLAQAPDAVVLDTTELGIDEVVSRLRELLTERGVA
- a CDS encoding pseudouridine synthase yields the protein MRPDNRSPKPDAPVFEGAERLQKVLAAAGVGSRRACEDLIFRRRVTVDGRVAKLGDKVDPATAVIHVDGERLQVDVRLVYVAMNKPRGVVTTMADEKGRNELSDFIGARLEQRVYHVGRLDADSEGLLLLTNDGTLAHKLMHPSYQVLKTYLAEVVGPIPRNLSKRLLAGVELEDGPVTVDSFKVVDTLGKSAQVELSLHEGRKHIVRRLMEEVGHPVTRLVRTSIGPIRLGDLRTGRIRRLTNAEVAALFNAVGD